A single region of the Vicia villosa cultivar HV-30 ecotype Madison, WI linkage group LG4, Vvil1.0, whole genome shotgun sequence genome encodes:
- the LOC131594794 gene encoding sugar transport protein 7-like: MAGGGFTTDSVGKERANLYKGRVTPYVIIACIVAAIGGSLFGYDVGISGGVTSMDDFLEQFFPEVYMQKKHAKENNYCKYDSQKLAAFTSSLYVAGLIASLVASPITRKYGRRISIIIGGVSFLIGSILNAAAGNLAMLILGRVMLGIGIGFGNQAIPLYLSEMAPTHLRGGLNMMFQVATTLGIFAANMVNFGTQNIRPWGWRLSLGLAGVPALLMMVGGIFLPDTPNSLIERGMKEKGRKLLEKIRGTSDVEAEFEDMVDASELANSIKHPFRNILEKRYRPELVMAIVMPTSQIMTGINSILFYAPVLFQSMGFGGHASLYSSALTGGVLACSTFLSIATVDRLGRRALLISGGIQMIICQTIVAIILGLKFGENQALSRGYSILVVVVVCLFVVAFGWSWGPLGWTIPSEIFPLEIRSAGQSITVAVNLLFTFVIAQAFLGLLCALKFGIFLFFACWIVVMTVFVMLFLPETKGIPIEEMAYMWKKHWFWKLILPADEF; encoded by the exons ATGGCAGGTGGGGGTTTTACAACAGATTCTGTAGGGAAGGAAAGGGCAAATCTTTATAAAGGGAGAGTTACTCCTTATGTTATCATTGCTTGCATTGTTGCGGCTATTGGTGGCTCATTATTTGGATATGATGTCGGAATTTCAG GTGGAGTGACTTCCATGGATGACTTCCTTGAACAATTCTTCCCAGAAGTATACATGCAAAAAAAGCATGCAAAGGAAAATAACTACTGCAAATACGACAGTCAGAAACTCGCGGCCTTTACGTCTTCTCTTTACGTTGCTGGTTTAATTGCATCTCTGGTTGCATCTCCTATTACCAGAAAGTATGGACGTCGGATAAGCATCATTATTGGTGGTGTCAGCTTTCTCATTGGATCAATTCTGAATGCTGCAGCTGGTAACCTAGCAATGCTGATACTCGGCCGTGTTATGCTCGGCATTGGCATCGGATTTGGAAATCAG GCAATTCCGCTTTATTTATCAGAGATGGCGCCAACACACCTGCGAGGAGGATTGAACATGATGTTTCAAGTGGCAACAACTCTTGGGATTTTCGCGGCCAACATGGTGAATTTCGGAACACAGAATATTAGACCTTGGGGATGGAGGCTGTCCCTAGGCTTGGCTGGAGTACCGGCTCTTTTGATGATGGTAGGAGGAATATTTCTTCCCGACACTCCAAATAGCTTAATAGAACGTGGAATGAAAGAAAAAGGAAGGAAACTCCTAGAAAAAATCAGAGGAACTAGCGATGTTGAAGCAGAGTTTGAAGATATGGTTGATGCAAGTGAGTTGGCGAACTCGATAAAGCACCCTTTTCGTAACATCCTTGAGAAAAGGTATAGACCGGAGTTGGTTATGGCAATTGTCATGCCAACTTCACAGATCATGACTGGCATAAATTCCATTCTCTTTTATGCTCCAGTGCTGTTCCAAAGTATGGGATTCGGCGGACATGCTTCCCTCTACTCCTCAGCTTTGACCGGCGGCGTTCTTGCTTGCTCGACATTCCTTTCCATTGCAACAGTTGATAGACTGGGAAGGAGAGCTCTTCTCATCAGCGGTGGAATACAAATGATCATATGTCAG ACTATAGTTGCAATAATTCTAGGGCTCAAGTTTGGGGAAAACCAGGCACTGTCGAGAGGCTATTCAATATTGGTAGTAGTTGTGGTTTGTCTCTTTGTTGTAGCATTTGGATGGTCGTGGGGGCCCCTTGGGTGGACAATTCCAAGCGAGATATTTCCATTGGAAATCCGTTCAGCAGGGCAGAGTATCACAGTTGCAGTAAACCTTCTGTTTACTTTCGTAATTGCTCAAGCATTCCTTGGTCTTCTCTGCGCATTGAAGTTTGGGATCTTTCTCTTTTTCGCCTGCTGGATTGTCGTCATGACCGTATTTGTTATGCTGTTCTTGCCTGAAACCAAAGGTATTCCCATTGAAGAGATGGCATATATGTGGAAGAAGCATTGGTTCTGGAAACTGATACTACCTGCAGACGAGTTCTAA
- the LOC131597189 gene encoding uncharacterized protein LOC131597189, whose product MGTSLLLQPNDSSSIVTHPNSNQSTRRNRLPTTVNPSSQDGNRTHSGGDRNCTVKHPGLNLVMGQVKILKRGEKLSPGNVIKSEGEACYDSMLGSTDRFGPDPQTMKKEVRVHDLMEGLYAGLTVSSPPPSSVPVPGFLGMQRGADDFVVSLFK is encoded by the coding sequence ATGGGAACTTCACTTCTTCTTCAACCCAACGACTCATCTTCCATCGTCACACACCCTAACTCTAACCAGAGTACCCGGAGAAATCGGTTACCGACCACCGTGAACCCTAGCTCGCAGGATGGAAATCGTACCCACTCCGGCGGTGATCGAAACTGCACTGTGAAACACCCTGGATTGAATCTTGTGATGGGTCAGGTGAAGATTCTCAAGAGAGGAGAGAAGCTGAGTCCTGGCAATGTGATAAAGAGTGAGGGTGAGGCATGTTATGATTCGATGTTAGGATCAACTGATAGGTTTGGTCCAGATCCTCAGACGATGAAGAAGGAGGTTAGGGTTCATGATTTGATGGAGGGACTCTATGCAGGACTGACTGTTTCGTCGCCTCCGCCGAGTTCGGTACCGGTTCCGGGGTTTCTTGGAATGCAAAGAGGCGCTGATGATTTTGTGGTTTCTTTGTTTAAGTGA